The segment CGTCCTGCCCGCCGAACATCTGCTGGGTCAGCATCAGCATCCGCTGCTCATCTTCCTCCGGCACGCCCAGGATCTGCATGACGACGTGCAGCGGATAGGGCGCGGCGACCTCCTTGCAGAAATCGACCTGCGGACCTGCGGCAAGCAAGCGATCGACCGCGGCGCGGGCGATTCCGCGCACCTCATCCTCGATCCCGCGCAGGTTCTTGGGCATGAACCATTCTTGGGTGAGCTTGCGGTACTTCATGTGGGTCGGCGCATCGAACGTGACGAGGCTCGCCACCATGTGCTCGCTACCGCCGGAGAACGCCTTGGCGAACTCGATCCCGTCGGTGGTGCTGAACACCACCGTGCGCGGGTTGTTGAGGAAGGTCGCGTTGTCCTTCGAGATGCGCATCACGTCATCGTACCGGGTGACGAGCCAGAAGGGCGGGTGGAGCTCGGCAGGTTCCGGCACGATCCGCGCAACCGGCATCTGTTCGCGCAGCCAGTCGAAGGTGTCGAGCAGGTGGTCCCAGCCTGCGTATGCCTTGGGATCGATCACCTCGCGCGCGATCTCGGGCGGAGCGATCGGGGTTGCGGCGGCGGGATCAGCCATGGTGGCCATCGTCAGACCCCCTCGCTTGCGCGCTCTCGGTACTCGTCCTTGAGCTTGCGCTTGTAGAGCTTACCGTTCGCCTCCCGCGGCAATTTGGCGCGGAAGTCGATCTCCCGCGGTAACTTGAGCCGCGCAAGCTTGGTGCCGAGGTAGTCGAGCAACTCCGCGCGCAGACCCTCCCCCGCCGCGTCCGGGTCCGCCGGCTGGACAACGGCCACTACCCGCTCGCCCATGTCCGGGCACGGCGCGCCGATCACCGCCGCATCGGTCACCTTGGGATGCGTGATCAGAAGGTTCTCGATCTCCTGCGGGTAGATGTTGACCCCGCCCGAGATGATCATGTTGGACCGCCGGTCGGTCAGGTAGAGGAAGCCATCCTCGTCCAGCTTGCCGATGTCGCCCAGCGTGGTCCAGCCGTTCGCGTGCGTGGCTTCGGCGGTCTTATCGGGATCGTTGTGGTAGACGAACTGGTCCTCGTTCTCGAAGAACACGACGCCCTCCTCACCCACCGGCAGTTCATTGCCGTCGGCATCGCAGATGTGCGGAATGCCCCGGATCGGCTTGCCCACCGAGCCGGGGTGTTCGAGCCACTGCTGCGATGTCGCGAAGGTCATCCCGTTGCCTTCCGATCCGGCGTAGTATTCGAGCAGGATCGGACCCCACCAGTCGATCATCTTGGTCTTGACGTCGACCGGACACGGCGCCGCCGCGTGGATTGCCCGCTTGTGCGTCGACAAGTCGTAACGGGTGCGAATTTCCTCGGGCAGCTTGAGCATGCGCACGAAGTGGGTCGGCACCCATTGGCTGTCGGTCACTTTGTATGCCTCAATCGCGGCCAGCGCCGGCTCGGCATCGAATTTCTCCATCACTACTACCGTGCCACCCAAGCTGTGCGCGGTCATCGTCCAGCGGAACGGCGCCGCATGGTAGAGTGGCCCTGGGCTGAGGTAGACGACGCTCCCGTCAGTCGGCCACCCGAACGCATGCGCGGCGAGCATCAGCAACGGGGAAACGGCGAGGTGATCAGGATCGGGCGGGCTGACTGGCTTGATCCCCTTTGGCCGGCCCGTAGTGCCGGAGCTGTAGAGCATCGCCAGGCCAAGCTGCTGATCCGCGATCGGCTCTGCCGGCATTGCCGCGAGCAGCGCGGCAGCATCGGCGTCGGTATCGAACACCAGTTGCTCGACCTGCGGCGCAAGGTCGCGCAATTCGGCAAGCCTGGGCGAGAAATAGGCTGAACTGATCAGCATCTTGGCGCCGCTGTCCTGCAGAATGTAGGCAACCTCGTCCGCCGTCAGGTGCGTCGAGATCGGTACCAGAACCGTGCCCGCGCGCTGGTTGCCCCAGGCGATCTCCAGGTATTCCGGCCGGTTCTCCAGCCACAGTCCCACGGTGTCGCCGGGCCCCACCCCCCGGCTGCGAAACAGCTGCGCCACGCGGTTGGCGGCGTCTTCCATTTCACGGTAGGTGATCGTCCTGCCGCTGCCCGCCATGATGATCGCGGGGTGGTCAGGACGGTTGGCGGCATGAGTTGTCGGATGCATCGTGTTCTCCCACCCGGGAGATTAGTTTCATAGCGCAACCGGGCAAGCGAAAAGGGCGACCGGCTCGTGCCGATCGCCCTTATCCGAGCACTCCTCTCCCGAGTGTCTCTTGGCCTGTCGAGGCAGGCCGCGAACCTTCCAGAATTACTTGGCAGCGAGGACCGCGGCGCCGCTGGGGCGGGTCTCTGCCATGTAGGGGATCGGATTGACCGCCTGGCCAGCTACCCGGACTTCATAGTGCAGGTGCGGCCCGGTCGAGCGGCCAGTGCTGCCGACGTAGCCGATGATGTCGCCCTTGCGGACATGCTGGCCGGCGGCGACCGCCAAGCGGCTCATGTGCGCATAGCGGGTCTGAAGATTGCTGCCGTGGTCGATCGCGACGTACAGGCCGTAGCTGGAGAACCAGTCGGCGCGCCCGATCTTCCCGTCGGCGGTCGCATAGACCGGGGTGCCGGTCGGGGCGGCAAGGTCGATGCCCTTATGAGCGTGCATTCCGCCCAGCACCGGATGCGTGCGCATGCCATAGCTGCTGGTGGTCGCCGCGGCAGCAAGAGGAGCGCGCGACGGGATCGACACGCCCATGGTCGGGGCGATCGGGGTCGATACGGTGCTGGTGGTGGGACCGCCGTTATCGAGTGCCTGCCAGCTGGAGAACAACTGCTTGAACTGCTCGTCGGAACCCGACACGCCCGAAGCGCGGACATCGCGCACCGAAGCGGCGATATCCGCCGAGGCGGCACTGGAATTTGCGAAAGCAGGCGTCGCGCCCATCGAGAACAGTGCGCCGAATGCGGCAAGTGCGGCAACGACACGGCGCTGGAGAAGGCTTGCGACCAAAATACCCGTCCTTTTGCTTCGCGACACCCCCCGGCGCCGCTGCGAACCCATCTGCGAACCGGAAAAAATCGGCTCGTGGGCAATTTTTCTGAGACTGATCGGAACCCCCCGCCGTCTCGATGATTGTGGGTTAACCGGGCAATTGTTTAACAAGCAAGCACGGCACAGGCACTGAGCGATAAACCGGCTGCAAGACGCGCCGAGTCGTTGAACGGAGGTTTCAGGCCTCCGCGAAAGTGCCTGCGAACCAGCGAAATCCAGTAGTTTTCAGGCGTCATGTCCTGGATTCGGGCACATTCGTCAAAGTGCTTGGAGCCGATGGCCACGTGACGGATTTCGTCGTCAAGGATGCGCGTGAGGATTCGAGCACCCGCCATGTCGCCGTGGTTTGTCACCCGTTCGATCGTGGACGGGGTCACGTCGAGGCCTCGCGCTTCCAGCACCATCGGTACCACCGCCAGCCGCGCCGCCACACTGTGCGCGGTCTGCTCGGCGGCCTGCCACAAACCATCGTGCGCCGGCATGGCGCCGTACGAGCTGTTCATCGTGGCAAGATGCCGTTCGAGCAGCGCGAAGTGCATCGCCTCGTCGGCCGCAACGCCGAGGAAATCGGACACGAAATCTTGGCCCATCTCCGCCCCGAACCGCCCCGCCATGTCGAGCGCGAGGTCGATGGCTACGAATTCGATGTGCGCGAGCGCATGCCACAAGGCTAGGCGACCCCGCTCGGATCCGGCTTTGCCGCGTTTCGGCATCCGGTTCGGCGGCAGCAGTTCCGGGGCGACAGGCCGTGCGGGCCGATCGGGCATCGGCTGATCGAAGGTCAGGCCAAGCCGGCCGAGGCGCCAGTCCCGGGCCACTTTCCGCGCGGCCATCACCTTGGCTGCAGGATCAGGAGTGAGCAGAGCGGCGCGGATCGCGTCACCGACGGGCGGCAACCGGGTCACAGAGCCTTGGCCGCTTCCAGCACTTCGGCCGCGTGTCCCTTGACCTTCACTTTGTCCCACACCCGGGCGATTCGTCCTTGCGCATCCAGCAGGTATGTCGTGCGCACCATGCCGATGAATTTCTTCCCGTAGAGCTGCTTCTCGGTCCAGATGCCCAGCGCATCGGACAGGCCACCGCCATCCTGCGCATCGGTCGCCAGCGGCACCGCGAGCTCCTGTTTGGCCATGAACGCCCGGTGCTTTGCGGGCGGGTCCTTGGACACCCCGAGCAGTGCCACCCCGGCTTCGGCAAAGTCGCGCGCCAGCGCGGTGAAATCCTTCGCCTCGATCGTGCAGCCGGGGGTGTTGTCCTTGGGATAGAACCAGACCACCGCCGGCTTGCCCGCGAAATCCGATGGGCGGACGATGCCCCCGTCGGGGGTTTCCATGGCGATGTCAGGCATCAGATCGCCCACGGCAGGCTTGGTCATCAGGCAGTCTCCAGCGGTTGTCCGAATGAATCGGCCCAGGCGCCCGCAACTTCTTGCCGCGCGTCGGCGAACGCCAGCAGAAGCGACGGCAGATCGGGATGGCCGCATGCCTCGGCCAGCGCGGCAGCTGCGGCGGGGGGCGGCTCGTCGACATCGGGCGCGAGCAGGCGGGCTGCGACCAGCATCCGGGTCATCAGCGCGAGTGCCTCGCGCACGGCGGGCCGGAGCAGATCGGCCGCCACCAGCGCATCGACCGCCTGCCCCAGGTCCGGATCGAACCCGATCCGCTCGCGCAGTTGCAGGTAATGGACGAGGAATTCCAGGTCGACCAGTCCGCCGCGCAGCAGTTTGGCGTCGAGCACTCCGCGCGCCGGTTTGTGCACCGCCATTTCGCTGCGCATCTTCAACACGTCGAATTTCAGGACGTCAGGGTCGCGAGGGCGGACGAGCACCTGGTCGATGATCGACTGCAATTGCGCCCGCGCTTCCGCCGAGCCGGTCAGCGGCCTCGCGCGTGCCAGGGCCATGTGCTCCCAGGTCCACGCCTCTTCGGCCTGGTAGCGCGCGAAGCTGTCGAAGCTGACCGCCAGCGGCCCCTGGGCGCCCTGCGGCCGCAGGCGGGTGTCGACCTCGTATAGCGCACCTTCGGCGGTCGGAACGCTGAGCGCGGCGGTGACGCGCTGGGCCAGGCGGTTGAAGTAATGCGTCGCGCCGAGGGGGCGTGGTCCGTCAGACTCCCCGCCGAAGTCGCCGCTGAACAGATAGATGACATCGAGATCGGATGCGTGAGTCAGCGTCCCTCCCCCCAGTCGTCCGAGCCCGAGCACGACCAGTTCGCCCCCCGGCACCCGCCCGTGCGCCCGTTCGAACTCCGCGACGGCCGCTGACTGCGCCGTTGCCAGCGCGGCTTCGGCGGTGCGGGACAGGGCGGCGCCGATCTCGAGAGGATCGTGCACCGCGGCGATCGTCTGCAGGCCTAGAGCGAACCGCAATTCCCCCGTCACGCGGCGAATGCGATCGAGCCGGTACTCGTAATCCTCGCGATCGGCCGCACCCATCTGCGCGGCGATCTCCGCCACGCTGCCCGGCAGATCGAGCGCCCGGCGGTCGATCAGCGAATCGAGCAGTTCGGGCCGGCGCCCGAGCCGGTCGGCCAGCGTCGGCGCGAGCACCAGGATGCGCACCAGCTGGTCGAGCAGCGCGGGACGCTGGATCAACAGGTTGAACAGGTTGATGGCACTGGGTGCCGCGCTCAGCACCCGCTCCCACCGATTGAGCGCCTGGTCCGGCTCGGGCGCAGCCGCAAGCCGTTCCAGCAACGCGGGCAACAGGGTGTCGAACGCTTGCCGGGCGGCCTGCGAACGCAGCGCGCGGATATGGCCGTCGCTCCATGCGGCGATGCGCTCGGCCACCTGTTCCGGCTCACCGAAGCCCAGCTCGGCCAACTTGCGCGCGAAGCTATCCCCGCTGACCGGCACCGACGCGGCGGTCTGCTCATCATCCGCGATCAGTGCGTCATAGCGCCGCCCGACGATTTCGGTGATTTCCCGCAGTTCCGCCACCAGCGCCGCGCCGTCGGCCAGGCCGTCGAGCTGCGCCACGTTGTCCAGCGCGGCTCCACTGGGCAGGACGTGCGTCTGCTGGTCGGTAACCATCTGCAGCCGGTGCTCGAGCATTCGCAGCCGATCATAGGCCTCGCCCAGCGCGTGGGCATCCGCGTCCGCGACGATGCCCGCCGCCGCCAGCGCATCCAGAGCGGCGCGGGTGCCCCTCACCCGCAACGATGGATCGCGGCCCCCGTGGATCAGCTGATGAGTCTGCGCGAAGAATTCGACCTCGCGGATTCCGCCGCGCCCCAGCTTCAGGTTGAAGCCCGGCCCCGGCTCCTGCGGTCCGGAATAGCTGGCGCGGATGCGCGCCGTCAGCCGGCGGATTTCCCCGATCGCCCCGAAGTCGAGACTTCGCCGCCAGACAAACGGGCGAATGGCCGCCAGGAAGTCTTCGCCGGCCCCCAGATCGCCGGCGGCGGCACGCGCACGAATGAACGCCGCCCGTTCCCAGGTCAGCGCCGAGCTTTCATAATGAGTGAGCGCACCGGCGACCGGAATTGCCAGCGGGCTGACTTCCGACGCCGGCCGCAGGCGCAGGTCGACTCGGAACACGAAGCCGTCGGCGGTGACTTCGCTCAACAGGCGGACGATCTCGCGCGCATAGCGCTGGGCAGCCTCGGCCGGTTCGTCGCGCTCCCGCCGCGGCAGCGTAGCCGGATCGTACAGCAGGATCGGGTCGATATCGGAGCTGTAGTTCAGCTCTCGCGCGCCATGCTTGCCAAGGGCGAGCGCAATCATGCCGTCGGGATTCGCGTCGGGCACACGCTTGCGGATCGCCGCGGCGATGGCCCGGTCCAGCGACCGGTCGGCCAGCGCCGACAGCTCCCCCATGACGCGCGCCAGCGGGAACGCGCCCGCCAGATCGCCGATGGCCAGCGCCAAGGCATACGCCAAGCGCTCCCGGCGCAGCGCGCGTCCAGGGTCGGCGATCCCATCCCCGGCGGCCGCCGCCCAGTCGAGCGCGTCCTCCCCCGCTCCCTCAGCCAGCAGTTCGGTGAGCGCGGGTAGCCGCGCCGCCGCCTGGGCAAGGAAGGGCGAGTGAGACCGGGTGCGGCCGAGCGCATGGTGCCAGTTTCCCGTCATGACGCCGTTCCAAGCCGAACCCGGCGCCCGGTGCAAGCGCCAGTCGGGTTGTGCCGCCTGCCGCTGCATGGCAGGACCTGCCCGATAAACGTCACATCGGGAGGCTGCCTTTTGCCCTATCGTTCCCTAGCCGCGGTCGCCGCAGCCTCGCTTGCGCTGTCCGGCTGCGCCGCTACCATGGAACCGGTTGCCGGGGCCGCTCCCGCCGGCAGCGCGCAACTCGCGGTCGCACCTTCGATCCCGCTGATGCAGCAGGTGACGAAGCGGCTGTCGCAGGACGACCTTGAGGGCAGGGCGCCAAGCACGGCGACCGAACCCAGAGTGCTCGACTACATCGTCGCGCAGTTCGAGCGCGCCGGGCTCAAGCCGGGCAACCAGGGCAAGTGGCTACAGGAAGTGCCGACGGTGGAAATCACCGGCAGCAACCACAGTCCGATGACGGTCAGCGGCGGCGCCACGCCGTTGCGCTTCTCGTTCGGCGACCAGTACGTCGCGACCAGTTACCGGGTGACGCCGCAGACCAGGGTCGAGAACAGCCCGCTGGTCTTCGTCGGCTATGGCATCAACGCGCCGGAACTCGGCTGGAACGACTATGCCGGCGTGGACATGAAGGGGAAGACCGCGGTCATCCTGGTCAACGATCCCGACTATGCGATGGACGGTCAGGATGGCCTCTTCAAGGGTCGGCGGATGACCTACTACGGCCGCTGGACCTACAAGTTCGAGGAAGCTGCTCGCCAGGGCGCCGCCGCGGCGATCATAGTCCACGACACGTTCCCGGCCGCGTATGGTTGGAACGTCGTCAACTCCAGCTGGACCGGCGCGCAATACTACGTCCAAACCGCCAACGACGGGATGGACCAGACGATGGCCAATGGCTGGGTGCAGAAAGCCGCCGCCGAAGCGATCGTCGGTGCGGAGGGCAAGGACCTTGGCGCCCTGACCGCCGCTGCCCAACGCAAGGGGTTCAAGGCTGTCCCGCTTGGCCTGACCGCCAGCTTCGGGTTCGACAACGCGGTTCGCAAATCGACCTCGCACAATGTGGTTGGCATTCTGCCCGGCACGACCCGCCCGGACGAATATATGCTCTATTCCGGACACTGGGATCACCTGGGCCGGTGCACTCCCGACGCAACCGGCGACGACATCTGCAACGGCGCGGTCGACAACGCGACCGGCATCGGCGCGATCACGGCGCTGGCGGACGCCAACCACCGCGCCGGACCGACCGCGCGGAGCCAGGTGTTCATCGCGCTGACGCTTGAGGAATCCGGGCTGCTCGGATCCGAATACTATGCCCAAAACCCGATCTACCCGTTGGCGCAGACCGTCGGCGGAGTGAACATCGATGCGCTCGCCCCGGGTGGGAGCGCGCGCGATTACATGATGACCGGAGGCGACAAGTCCGACCTGACCACGTTGTTCAACCAGACGCTGGCTCAGCAAGGTCTGCGCGGTTCGCCCGAAGCGGAGCCTGAGAAAGGCTACTATTACCGCTCCGACCACTTCAGCCTCGCCAAGCGCGGCGTGCCGATGTTCTACGTCGATCGGGGGCTCGATCTGATCGCCGGCGGTACCGCAGCCGGGCAAGCGGCGGCGGATGATTATGTCCAGAACCGGTATCACGCGCCGAGCGACGAGTGGTCGGATGCGTGGGACTGGTCCGGCATGACCACCGACCTCGCGCTGTTCTACCAGCTTGGCCGTTCGCTCGCCGAGAGCAGCACGTGGCCGAACTGGCACACCACGGACGAGTTCCGCGCCATCCGCGACAAGAGCTGCGCCAGCAGCGCTGCCGGCTGCTGATACTCGCTCGATGTCCGCGTTGATGCCGCCGGAGTGGGCGCCGCAGGCCTGGCTGTGGATCGGCTTCCCGCACGATGCGGAGGAATGGCCAGGCTACCTGTCGCGCGCGCAGGAGCAGATGGCGGCGTTCGCGAACGCGGTTGCCGAAAGCGGGCAGGAGGTTCGCCTGCTGGTGCGGCACGCGGCGAACGAAGCGCGTGCGGCAAGCCTGGTTATGGGGGCGGTGAAGCTTGAGCGGCGCGCCTACGGCGATGTGTGGGTGCGCGACACCGGACCCCTCGTCCGCGGCGACGGAAACGCGCTGCGCTGCCGCTTCAACGGCTGGGGCGGCAAGTACCTGATGGAAGGCGACCAGACGATCGGCGCCGAACTCGCCCGCGATGCCGGCCTGCCGGTCGTGGAGACCGACTGGATCCTTGAAGGCGGTGCGATCGACGGCGACGGCACCGGCCTCGTCGCGACCACCGAACAATGCCTGCTCAACTCGAACCGCAATCCGCAGCTGTCGCGCGGCGACATCGAACAGCGATTGGCGGCCGATCTCGGCCTGGACAGGGTCCTGTGGCTTGGCGACGGGTTGTTGAACGATCACACCGATGGCCATGTCGACAACCTTGCCCGGTTCGTGGCGCCGAACCGGCTGGCGCTCCCGCGGGGGACGGGGGCGGACGATCCAAACGCGAGAGTCTATGCCGACGCGAGGGACCGCGCCGAGGCGTTCGGCGTCCAGGTGGCCGACATCCCGTCGCCCGGCCTGATCACGCGCGGCGATTTCATCGAGCCGGCGAGCTACGCCAACTTCGCGATCACGACCAATCTGGTCGTCGTCCCCACGTTCGGCTCGGTGCACGATGACGAGGGGGTCGCTGCGATCGCGGACCTCTTTCCCGATCGCGCGACCATCGGCCTGCCCGCCGATGCGGTACTCGCGGGCGGCGGCGGCTTTCACTGCGCCAGTCAGCAGATGCCGGCTTTAACTTCGCCTTAGCTTCTTGGCGCGCATGACGCGCACATGGCCAAGGCTGTCGCCCGTATCCTGACCACCGAATCGCCACTGAGCGAAATCGCCCGGTTCGCGCTGGTGACCAGCTGTCCGCTCGCGATGATCCTCGCCGGACGCGCGCTGCCGTTCTAGGTCGGACGCGCCCGTCTGGCGCATCCGCATCAGTCTCGATCAATCGCCGGATTTCATAAGCGCGCGATCAGATCGCTGCCGCCGAGGCGCAACGTCACCGCAAGTCGGGCGGGGTAGCCTCCGCTGTCAGTAGCGCGATTGCGTCGTCGAGCGGCATGACCTTCTGGTGTTCGGCCCCGAGCGTACGCAGCGCGACCGTGCCTTCATCCGCCTCCCGCTTGCCGACGACCAGCAGGTGAGGGACCTTCTTGAGGCTGTGCTCGCGCACCTTGTAATTGATCTTCTCGTTGCGGAGATCCGCCTCCACCCGCACGCCCGCGGCCCGGAGCTTGGCCAGCACCTGTTCCCCGTACTCATCCGCATCCGACACGATGGTGGTGACCACCGCCTGGGTCGGCGCCAGCCACACGGGCAGCTTGCCGGCAAAATGTTCGATCAGGATGCCGATGAAGCGCTCGAACGTGCCCAGGATCGCGCGATGCAGCATCACCGGCCGGTGTCGTTCGCCGTCTTCGCCGATGTAGCTGGCGTCGAGCCGCTCGGGCAGCACCCGGTCGGACTGGATCGTGCCGACCTGCCACGTCCGGCCAATCGCGTCGGTCAGGTGGAATTCCAGCTTCGGCGCATAGAAGGCGCCCTCGCCCGGCAGTTCTTCCCAGCCAAACTCCTCCGTCGCCCGGCCCGAAGCGATCACCGCCTGGCGTAGCTCCTCTTCGGCAGTGTCCCACATCTCGTCCGAACCGAAGCGCTTCTCCGGCCTCAGCGCCAGCTTGATCGCGTACTGATCGAAACCGAGGTGGTGATAGACACTGTCGAGCAGGTCGCAGAAATCGCGCACTTCCTGGACCAGCTGATCCTCGCGCACGAAGATGTGCGCATCGTCCTGGGTGAACTGGCGCACGCGCATGATGCCGTGGAGCGCGCCATGAGGCTCGTTGCGGTGGCAGCAACCGAATTCCGCCATCTTAAGCGGCAGGTCGCGGTAGCTGGTGATCCCCTGCTTGAAGATCAGCACGTGCGCCGGGCAGTTCATGGGCTTGAGCGCCATCCACTCGGCATCGTCCGATACCAGCGGGCCTTCGTCCTCGGTATTGGGCACCTCGTCGGGTATGACGAACATGTTCTCGCGGTATTTGCCCCAGTGGCCGGACTTCTCCCACTGGCGCGCGTCCATCACCTGCGGCGTCTTCACCTCGACATAGCCAGCCGCGTCGAGCCGGCGACGCATGTACGCCTCAAGCTCGCGCCAGATCTTGTAGCCCTGCGGATGCCAGAACACGCTGCCGTGCGCCTCCTCCTGCAGGTGGAACAAGTCCATTTCGCGGCCCAGCTTACGGTGGTCGCGCTTGGCCGCTTCCTCCAGCCGGTGGAGGTGCGCGTCGAGCTGTTTCTTGTTGAGCCAGCCGGTGCCGTAGATGCGCGTAAGCTGCGCATTCTTCTGATCGCCGCGCCAGTACGCCCCCGCCACGCGCGTCAGCTTGAACGCTTGCGGATCGAGCTTGCCCGTGGACGGCAGATGCGGGCCGCGGCACATGTCCAGCCACGCGTCCTCTTCCCCGGGACCGCCCGACCAATAGACGGTCAGTTCCTCATGCTCGGGAAGCTCGGCCGCCCATTCGGCCTTGAAGCTCTCGCCGTGGTCCTGCCAGCGCTTGATCAGGTCCGCGCGTGACCAGACCTCGCGGTGGAGCGGTTTGTCCGCGCGGATGATCTGGCGCATCTTGTCTTCGATCGCGGGAAGGTCGTCGATGGAAAACGGCGCGCGGCTGGCCGGCGCCATCACGTCGTAATAGAACCCGTCGTCGGTCGCGGGCCCGAACGTGATCTGCGTGCCGGGCCACAACGCCTGGATCGCTTCAGCGAGAACGTGGGCGAAGTCATGCCGCGCCAGTTCCAGCGCGTCGGCTTCGTCGCGGCTGGTCACCAGCGCCACCTGCGCATCGCCTTCGAAAGGACGGTTGAGGTCGCGCAGCTCCGCCCCGGACCCGTGATCGACCCGCGCGGCGATGGCCGCCTTGGCCAGGCCGGGCCCGATGGCCGCGGCGACGTCGGCCGGAGTGCTGCCCTGCGGCATTTCGCGCACCGATCCATCGGGGAGGCTGATCTTGAGAAGCTCGCTCATACGTTCCGTCCGTCGTTTGGCGCGCCCATGGCAGAAAGGGGGCCGCGCCGGAAGGCGTCAGAAAGGAGGACTGCTTCGGGAGGATGACGCCTGCCGCCCGAAGCCGGGCGGCGGCGGCGCGGGATCAGCCCGCGACCGACCGCCCCCGGATTGCCGGGGTGGTGGTAGTCAGTGTCAGGATTCGCTGATGCGTCACGCCGATTGACATACGCCGCAAAGACTATCCGCTCAACCCTTCGGTCAGGCGCCGGGCGCCAAAGTCGGCGGACAGCCGGTGCGTTCCCGCCAGCGTGCTCGACCGCTGCTTCACAGAGTCGGTAAACCGCCATTCGCATGTCGCGTTCGCGTGCGTCAGTTCGACCGCCATGTAGCCGCGGCGGGAGGTGTCGCACCATTTGAGGGAACCGCTGGTCTGCACCAGCGCGCGGGCGAGATCCGCCGGCTTGACGAACGGCAGGTAGGTCTCGACCCCGGGCGAGGTGACCGAGGTGCCGGCGAACTCCACCCCGACTCCGCCAAGATCGCTTGCCCAGGCGTTGTGACTGTCGCCCGACAGCACCACCAGGTTCGCTTCTGCTTCTCGCGCCGAGTTGAGCAGGCGATTGCGGGCGGCGGGGTAGCCGTCCCACGAATCCATGTTGAACGGCAGCCCGGCGTCGCTCGCCGCCAGGAGCCCGGCCATGCGCGAGCGCGCCAGCTTCTCGATTTCCGGTTCGAGCTTGAGCGATACGGTCGGTGGCAGCAGCACCGTGCCCATCA is part of the Altererythrobacter sp. TH136 genome and harbors:
- a CDS encoding acyl-CoA synthetase, whose protein sequence is MHPTTHAANRPDHPAIIMAGSGRTITYREMEDAANRVAQLFRSRGVGPGDTVGLWLENRPEYLEIAWGNQRAGTVLVPISTHLTADEVAYILQDSGAKMLISSAYFSPRLAELRDLAPQVEQLVFDTDADAAALLAAMPAEPIADQQLGLAMLYSSGTTGRPKGIKPVSPPDPDHLAVSPLLMLAAHAFGWPTDGSVVYLSPGPLYHAAPFRWTMTAHSLGGTVVVMEKFDAEPALAAIEAYKVTDSQWVPTHFVRMLKLPEEIRTRYDLSTHKRAIHAAAPCPVDVKTKMIDWWGPILLEYYAGSEGNGMTFATSQQWLEHPGSVGKPIRGIPHICDADGNELPVGEEGVVFFENEDQFVYHNDPDKTAEATHANGWTTLGDIGKLDEDGFLYLTDRRSNMIISGGVNIYPQEIENLLITHPKVTDAAVIGAPCPDMGERVVAVVQPADPDAAGEGLRAELLDYLGTKLARLKLPREIDFRAKLPREANGKLYKRKLKDEYRERASEGV
- a CDS encoding M23 family metallopeptidase; protein product: MGATPAFANSSAASADIAASVRDVRASGVSGSDEQFKQLFSSWQALDNGGPTTSTVSTPIAPTMGVSIPSRAPLAAAATTSSYGMRTHPVLGGMHAHKGIDLAAPTGTPVYATADGKIGRADWFSSYGLYVAIDHGSNLQTRYAHMSRLAVAAGQHVRKGDIIGYVGSTGRSTGPHLHYEVRVAGQAVNPIPYMAETRPSGAAVLAAK
- a CDS encoding ferritin-like domain-containing protein; protein product: MTRLPPVGDAIRAALLTPDPAAKVMAARKVARDWRLGRLGLTFDQPMPDRPARPVAPELLPPNRMPKRGKAGSERGRLALWHALAHIEFVAIDLALDMAGRFGAEMGQDFVSDFLGVAADEAMHFALLERHLATMNSSYGAMPAHDGLWQAAEQTAHSVAARLAVVPMVLEARGLDVTPSTIERVTNHGDMAGARILTRILDDEIRHVAIGSKHFDECARIQDMTPENYWISLVRRHFRGGLKPPFNDSARLAAGLSLSACAVLAC
- a CDS encoding peroxiredoxin, with amino-acid sequence MTKPAVGDLMPDIAMETPDGGIVRPSDFAGKPAVVWFYPKDNTPGCTIEAKDFTALARDFAEAGVALLGVSKDPPAKHRAFMAKQELAVPLATDAQDGGGLSDALGIWTEKQLYGKKFIGMVRTTYLLDAQGRIARVWDKVKVKGHAAEVLEAAKAL
- a CDS encoding bifunctional [glutamine synthetase] adenylyltransferase/[glutamine synthetase]-adenylyl-L-tyrosine phosphorylase; the encoded protein is MTGNWHHALGRTRSHSPFLAQAAARLPALTELLAEGAGEDALDWAAAAGDGIADPGRALRRERLAYALALAIGDLAGAFPLARVMGELSALADRSLDRAIAAAIRKRVPDANPDGMIALALGKHGARELNYSSDIDPILLYDPATLPRRERDEPAEAAQRYAREIVRLLSEVTADGFVFRVDLRLRPASEVSPLAIPVAGALTHYESSALTWERAAFIRARAAAGDLGAGEDFLAAIRPFVWRRSLDFGAIGEIRRLTARIRASYSGPQEPGPGFNLKLGRGGIREVEFFAQTHQLIHGGRDPSLRVRGTRAALDALAAAGIVADADAHALGEAYDRLRMLEHRLQMVTDQQTHVLPSGAALDNVAQLDGLADGAALVAELREITEIVGRRYDALIADDEQTAASVPVSGDSFARKLAELGFGEPEQVAERIAAWSDGHIRALRSQAARQAFDTLLPALLERLAAAPEPDQALNRWERVLSAAPSAINLFNLLIQRPALLDQLVRILVLAPTLADRLGRRPELLDSLIDRRALDLPGSVAEIAAQMGAADREDYEYRLDRIRRVTGELRFALGLQTIAAVHDPLEIGAALSRTAEAALATAQSAAVAEFERAHGRVPGGELVVLGLGRLGGGTLTHASDLDVIYLFSGDFGGESDGPRPLGATHYFNRLAQRVTAALSVPTAEGALYEVDTRLRPQGAQGPLAVSFDSFARYQAEEAWTWEHMALARARPLTGSAEARAQLQSIIDQVLVRPRDPDVLKFDVLKMRSEMAVHKPARGVLDAKLLRGGLVDLEFLVHYLQLRERIGFDPDLGQAVDALVAADLLRPAVREALALMTRMLVAARLLAPDVDEPPPAAAAALAEACGHPDLPSLLLAFADARQEVAGAWADSFGQPLETA
- a CDS encoding M28 family peptidase → MEPVAGAAPAGSAQLAVAPSIPLMQQVTKRLSQDDLEGRAPSTATEPRVLDYIVAQFERAGLKPGNQGKWLQEVPTVEITGSNHSPMTVSGGATPLRFSFGDQYVATSYRVTPQTRVENSPLVFVGYGINAPELGWNDYAGVDMKGKTAVILVNDPDYAMDGQDGLFKGRRMTYYGRWTYKFEEAARQGAAAAIIVHDTFPAAYGWNVVNSSWTGAQYYVQTANDGMDQTMANGWVQKAAAEAIVGAEGKDLGALTAAAQRKGFKAVPLGLTASFGFDNAVRKSTSHNVVGILPGTTRPDEYMLYSGHWDHLGRCTPDATGDDICNGAVDNATGIGAITALADANHRAGPTARSQVFIALTLEESGLLGSEYYAQNPIYPLAQTVGGVNIDALAPGGSARDYMMTGGDKSDLTTLFNQTLAQQGLRGSPEAEPEKGYYYRSDHFSLAKRGVPMFYVDRGLDLIAGGTAAGQAAADDYVQNRYHAPSDEWSDAWDWSGMTTDLALFYQLGRSLAESSTWPNWHTTDEFRAIRDKSCASSAAGC